The DNA segment GTTTGTACAAGGCTACAGTACTTGTTGGGGTGAAGCATTTTTGCCTGGTATGAAAGTAGGTTGACAGTGAGAACTGGGCATTACATCCAGAACAAGCGGTGGCAGATGATGGACACCAGGCAGAGCTAGACACTCTGGGTACATGTTAATAAGATAGGACACACCCCTGCCTTCAGGGGAGACCGGACAGACATGTAATCAGTGTAAACACATGGGGATCAACGCGGGACTATAATTACCAGAGtcgagggagagagagatggcGGGTGAGGGTACTTAGGAAGGAAACTCTCTGGATATGAAGGAACTGAAAGTCATGAGATTTTGGCTGAAGCATCTCTTGTttgtttggggtgtttttttgttgttttgtttttggttgcactgcatggcttggaggattttagttccccatcCGGGGATCAACCTGCGCCCCCTCCAGCAGaaactgagtcttaaccactggactatcagagaGACACCCATCTTGGTTTTTCTACGAACAAGAGAGGCCTAGGCTTGGCAGGACAGATGCTGACTTTCCCAGGGGCAAGGACAGCGACAGGGGATTTGTCCTATACCCCACCTGTCAATGATGTCACGGTTTAGAGGGGGCTTGAAGAGGCTGCCAGGGCTATCTCATCTCAGACATACTGCTGCTTCCCttccaggaggagaaggaaggtgaTGCCTCCAAGGATTCCCTGGATGACCTCTTCCCCAACGAGGAGGAAGAGGACCCCAGCAATGGCTGTGAGTCTGCCTCTGGAGTTGGAGGGTGAAGTGGGGGCAGCGGCTGGTGAACACAGGATGCTCACCGTCCAGGAATGGGTTCTCCACTGCCTCTGGAGATGCACTAGGGACCAGTACTTTGATTCCCTCAGCTTCCCCCTTATTCatcaacatttattaagcacgtaccccatgccaggcactgtgccaggcaccaggGAGTCCAAGATGAGAAGGTCGTGATTCTTGCCGGTAAGGAGCTCACTCGAGACTGGGAGAGTGCCCGTGGAGTGAAGAGCATGAGCTCCTCAAGGGAAAGGACCAGGTCTTTCTTATCTTTGTATCCCTGGTGCAGGCCCTTCTCAGGATTTCTGAGTGGTTGTTTTTTTCATTGCGCTGGGTCCTTGTCACTGTGCGctggctttccctagttgtggccaGTCAGGGCTGCTCTTCGTTGCGGTGCCTGgacttctcgttgcagtggctgcTCTTGCTGCGGGGCACAGGCTTTAGGCACATGGTCTTCAGTGGTTGCCGCACTCTGGCTTTAGAGGGAGGGCCCAGTTGTTGTGGGGCATGGACTTAGtttccctgtggcatgtggaatctcccccaaccagggactgaacatgtgtcccctgcactggcagccagattctcatccactgtaccaccagggaagtccattgagtagtttgttgaatgagtgaatgactgagtgaacaaaTGGGATTGTGATGGGCACAGAGGCAAAGAGGTGAGCAGAGGAGTAGCagttgagggacttccctagtggtccagtggctaggactccgagctttcactgctgagggcccaggtttgatccctggctggggaactaagatcctgcaagctgtggtGCAGCCAatacaattttaagaaaagaagaggagcaagtTGAGCCAGGTCTCTCGGCaggcagggagcctggtgggggttgGTCACAGGCAGGGAGAAagacctgagtggggaggggtgggcggACAGCGGAGGGAGAGCTGGTGTCATCTGAGGGATCTCTGTCGTCTTCTGCGTCGGGGTAGTGTCCCGTGGCCAGGGCGCCCAGCACAGCGGCTATGAGATCCCAGCGAGGTTGCGCACACTGCACAATCTGGTGATCCAGTATGCAGCCCAGGGTCGCTATGAGGTGGCCGTGCCGCTCTGCAAGCAGGCGCTGGAGGACCTGGAGCGCACATCCGGCCGCGGCCACCCCGACGTGGCCACCATGCTCAACATCCTGGCTTTGGTGTATCGGTGAGTGCTGTGTCCTCTCAGGAGCCTGCCTCCAGGCGTGGTCCCACCTTGACCCACTTCTGGCTCTCACTCCTCCTCTCCACAGGGCACCTCTTCTCCCCCCCACCAGGGGGCTTCCTTGTCTCACGCTTTTACACCTGAGCCCTTGACCTCAGAATCCTCAACCCTTAGGTTTTTGGCTTCTCCTGTCTCTCCTCTGGAGAGGGTCTTTTTCTCTGTTCCTGTCTCTTGCATCCTGTGCCTTTGGTCTCCTCCGGGCACGGCCACGCTCTGGGGGTGGTGGTGAACCCCTCTCACTGctcccaccaggcttcctgtctcgTCATGGCGGGGCCCAGCCCCTAAATGTACCTTAGCTGTCCCGAAGGGAAGGAAGTAAGGAGATGCTCAGCGGCAGAGTTTGGGCTAACCCCTTGTCGCTTTTGTCCTCTTACAGGGACCAGAATAAGTACAAGGAAGCTGCGCTCCTGCTCAATGATGCCCTCAGCATCCGGGAGAGCACCCTGGGCCAGGACCACCCCGCTGTCAGTACTCCTTGCCCTCCTTGCCCTGTGCTTCCTCCGCTTGTCCGTCTGCTGCCCTCAGCCCACTCCCCGGGGGTCTCAAGAGCGAGGCGTGGGGACTCCTTTCTCCTGCTGTGCTCATCGCAGTGGTTCTCAGCTCTCTCAGACccaatatcttctttttttaaaaaaattttaatggcaaaatagttgttagtttctgctgtacaaaggcatgaatcagccatgtgtatacatatatccccctccctcttgagcctccttcccacccctttaggtcatcacagaatatACAACTGAGTTCCCTGTGATGACTCCCttttataatgaatattttcctaaaatttaaCTCATATAATGTAACCTACCTACCTATATAATTTCCTCAAAAGTTGAATGATACTCTATTAATGTAAGAGAGAAACAAGGAAAGTAATTTATAATAAGATATATAATACTTTACAGTAAAGCGAAAATACAGTAACAGTTATGTTGAGTACAGCAATGTTAGAAGACACAGTAGTCTGATATACAATGAATGAAAAACTTtagatgtgaaagttgctcagtcgtgtctgactctttgtgatcccatggcctatgcggtccatgggattctccaggccagaatactggagtgggtagcctttcccttctccaggggatcttcccaacccagggatcgaacccagttctcccgcattgcaggtggattctttaccagctgagccacaagggaagccctttagatgcagaagaagtaaaactagtAAATCTTTTATGTAAAAGTATGTACTAGGAATgcaggcaatggcgccccactccagtactcttgcctggaaaatcccatggacagaggagcctggtgggctacggtccatggcgttgtgaagagtcggacacgactgagcgactttactttcacttttcactgtcatgcattggagaaggaaatggcaacccactccagtgttcttgcctggagaattccagggacgggggagcctggtgggctgctgtctatggggtcacacagagtcggacacgactgaagtgacttagcagcagcagcagcagcaggaatgcaaagtcaagtgggccttaggaagcatcactgtgaacaaagccagtggaggtgatggaattccagttgagctatttcaaattctaaaagaagatgctgttaaagtgctgcactcaatgtgccagcaaatttggaaaactcagcagtggccgcaggactggaaaagttcagttttcattccaatcccaaggaaaagcaatgtcaaagaatgttcagagtactgcacaattgcactcatctcacacgctagcaaagtaatgctcaaaattctccaagccaggcttcaacagtatctgaactgagaacttttagatgttcaagctggatttagaaaaggcagaggaaccagaaatcaaattaccaacatccactggatcatagaaaaagcaagagagttccagaaaaacatctacttctgctttattaactatgccaaagcttttgactgtgtggatcacaacaaactgtggaaaattcttcaagggatgggaaaaccagaccaccttacctgcctcctgagaaatctgtatgcaggtcaagaagcaacagttagaaccagacatggaacaacggactggttccaaattgggaaaggagtacatcaaggctgtatattgtcatcctgcttatttaacttctatgcagagcacatcatgcaaaatgctgggctggatgaagcacaagctgaaatcaaaagattgccgggagaaatatcaataacctcagatagcagatgacaccacccttatggcagaaagcgaagaagaactaaagagcctcttgaaagtgaaagaggagagtgaaaaagctggcttaaaattcaacattcaaaaaatgatgatcgtggcatctggtcccatcacttcatggcaaatagacagggaaacaatggaaacagtgagagactttattttcttggattgcaaaatcactgaagatggtgtctgcagctgtgaaattaaaagatgcttgctccttggaagaaaagctatgaccaacctagatagcatgttaaaaaatagagacattactttgccaacaaaggtccgtctagtcaaagctatggttttttcagtggtcatgtatggatgtgagagttggaatataaagaaaacagtgctgaggaattgatgcttttgaactgtggagttggaggagactcttgagagtcccatggactgcaaggagatccaaccagtcaatcctaaaggaaatcagtcctgaatattcattggaaggactgatgctgaagctgaaactctaatactttggccacctgatgagaagaactgactcattggaaaagaccctgatgctgggaaggattgacggcaggaagagaagggaatgacagaggatgagatggttggatggcatcaccgactcgatggatgtgagtttgagcaagctctggtagttggtgatggacaaggaagtcaggtgtgctgcagtccatggggtcacaaagagtcggacatgactgagcaactgaactgaactgagctgatgtacTAGGAAAAGGACAGagcaggagttccctggtggtccagtggttaggactccatgctttcactgccaagggcctgggttcaatccttgttcaaggaactaagatcacacaagctgcatggtgcagccaaagtAGTAACAATAGTAGtatcaacaataataataaataaatttttaaagttaaaaatgacaGAGCAGAAATATTGCCATATATAAGATTAAAACCTAGTGTTAGATTAAGTAGTAATAGATCAGGTTTCTTTGtgataagagaaagagaaataacttTAAATAGGGTCAGCATATAAAACAAATGCTAGGTGTGTCAAAGGGAAGAAGATGAGAAATAAGGTATTTTTGAAAATGAGCTGGCTGGAagagaattccctgtgttatgaCATGTGATAGGGAAGGATGATGTGTCTCAGGAAGCATAACTCCTGTCTTGATATCCCACCAAGTATCAAAGCTTATATTTAGTGTTTGAGTGTCTGGCAGGGCAATCAAAAGTTGCCTGAGCTGTCCCATACAGGTACCACATCTGTAGCATACTTGCTCCCCCAAAGGTATTAGTGCCCACAGTCTTTATGGCAATCAAAGGAAACCCCACCTTCAGAAATGTCTAAAAATCTCCTTAGAGGGTGAGAACACCCCCGTGGGGAATCTCAGAGCCTGGGGGGTCAGcactttcccctcccccagctcaccTGTGGCTCGGGTGGGAGAGTCCATTTGTCTGGGAGTTGGGCAGCATGGGGCCTTGCTGTTCCAGGTCCTTTGTCTGATGGGGACAGGCCTGTCTTCCTAGGTGGCGGCCACACTCAACAACCTGGCTGTGCTTTATGGGAAGAGGGGCAAATACAAGGAGGCGGAGCCGCTGTGCCAGCGGGCACTGGAGATTCGAGAAAAGGTGCCCGTGCCCTTCGCCTGTTCTTCCCTGTTGCGGTGacccctcctcccccatctctcttCTGATCTAccctttttccttcactttttgaCTTACCCTCCGTCTCTCACTATTCCGTTCCTTCATTCTCTACCCCCGGCTCCCTGTGTgggcgtgtgcgtgcgtgtgcatgtacaaacacacacacacacacacacacgcatagtCACAGCTATCCGTGTCTCCTTTGCATTACTCCAGGTCCTGGGTACCAACCACCCAGATGTGGCAAAGCAGCTCAACAACCTGGCCCTGTTGTGCCAAAACCAGGGCAAGTATGAGGCTGTGGAACGCTATTACCGGCGGGCACTGGCCATCTATGAGGGGCAGCTGGGGCCAGACAACCCTAACGTGGCCCGGACCAAGAACAACCTGGTAAGGGAGGGAGGGCAGACGCagtaggaggaggggagggggtgcaCCGTAGTCTGGTACATGGCCTCATCGCCTTTGTGCCCAGCTCGGGGGCTGCCTGTGGGTATTGAGGGGTCTGGTCCCTTCCTGTGGGAAGGCAGAAGTTCCGTAGCCTCTCAGGAGTGGGGTGGGAACACCCTGGACCCTGCAGCTGGACAAGGAGGGGGTGAGGAAGATCTCTGCGGAAAGTCATAAAGAGACCAAGAAGTGGAAATGCCAGGCCTGGCTGAGACTTCATTTCCACCTTCTGTTCCCATGTTTTTGCCTTCCCGCCCCCAGGCTTCCTGTTACCTGAAACAAGGCAAgtatgctgaagctgagactctctACAAGGAGATCCTGACGCGTGCCCACGTGCAGGAGTTTGGCTCTGTGGATGGTGAGTGGTGAGGGCCTGGGAGGGGCGctgcagggaggaagggaaatgCAGACCAAAggttggtggggggagggttgACCACAGTGGTTCCAGGGGGAGCCAGACCCCTGTAGTCCAGCGCTATTGGCCTCTGGGTCCTGGCTCCCTACTTAGTGTCCAGCTCTGTTCTCTAACCTCGCCACCCCATCCCGTGTATCACCCCCAGATGACCACAAGCCCATCTGGATGCATGCAGAGGAGCGGGAGGAAATGAGCAAAGTGAGTTAGGGGCCCAGCCTGGGGAGCCGGGGACTTTCGGGGCCTCTGACTTATTCCTGCACCAGCCCTAGCTGCATGGCACCTTCCCAGACCCAGCCTGCACCCCAGCCCTGTGCTAGCTTGTACCCCAGCATCTCTGTACATTCACCTCTGGCTTTCCCTCCCGCTCTGTCCTCCTGCAGAGCCGGCACCAAGAGGGCAGCACACCCTATGCTGAGTATGGAGGCTGGTACAAGGCCTGCAAAGTGAGCAGGTGAGAAGCTGGCATGGGTGTGTGGGCTCCGACACCCTCCATCGACCCCAGATCCCCCCTCCTGGCCCTTCCCCTGTTTCCCGGGGACCTTCTCTTAGCCTTGGCTCcgcttcctctctctcctgcttGTTTCCTGAGtccatcttctcttccttccctggtCTCGCCCTGCCGCAGCCCCACAGTGAACACGACCTTGAGAAACCTCGGAGCTCTGTACAGGCGCCAGGGAAAGCTGGAGGCAGCTGAGACCCTGGAGGAATGTGCCCTGCGCTCCCGGAAACAGGTCAGGGaccaggagaggaaggaggtcCAGAAGTAGGGCCCTGGGGACAGGAGCGGGGCCCACTGAGGCTGCTTGTGAGTCTCTGAAGAGTAAGAGGAGAGgctgaggaggaagaagggagaggctGGTGAGACACTCTTGTGGGTGTGGTTGTTTTTAAGTGTGTTCTTACCCCTCACCTGCCCTTTGCGGTTAGGACTCCCAAGTTCAAGGTTCACTTCACTAAATGGCACTATTAACAGGGAAAGACCACCTTTCGACAATGTGAAGAATCTTGTGAGGAGGGGCATGGGCACTGTGGGTGAAAGGGCTGCAGGTGAGGGAAGCTCTGAGTCAAGAGTTTCTCAAATCACGGGTCTTGACTCACTGGGTCCTGAAATCAATTCATTGTGGGCCTTGGCTAAAGATAGATGTGGATCTCTAACACATTGCAAATAGAAAAGGTGAGTGTCTCCTTTCCAGTATGTGTGTAGTCAGAAGTTGCAAGGGAAACTCTTTCCTTTGTTGTGGCTGGTAGTGAGAAAAAGTTTAAAGTCCCACCCTGAAGAGTTCAGAAGTGGGAAGTCCctgttccttcttttccttccaggGCACTGACCCAATCAGCCAGACCAAGGTGGCCGAGCTGCTTGGGGAGGGTGATAGTGGAAGGACCTCCCAGGAGGGCCTGGCGGGCAGCGTGAAATTCGAGGGAGGTGAAGATGCCTCGGTGGCGGTGGAGTGGTCAGGGGTAAGTCTGATCATCGCACCTTGAactctcctgcttctccttctgGTGGTGACGAGAGGCTCTGAGCCCACAGGATAGGAGAACACCTTGTCCTCATCCCAGTCCAGTTAGCCTGTCCCTCTCGGGGGCCTCTCTGCAAGCCAGCTGTTGACCAGGCTGGGCTTCTGGGGAAGGGGCAGGCGTCCGGAATCATAGACTCAGAGCTCAATCTCCCTGGGATCCCTTAGCCTCTGTTCCCCATCCCTCTCTGCCAGGATGGCAGTGGGGCGCTGCAGAGGAGCGGCTCTCTGGGCAAGATCCGAGATGTGCTTCGTAGAAGCAGCGAACTCCTGGTGAGGAAGCTCCAGGGGTCCGAGCCCCGGCCTTCCAGGTACGCACTGAGACTGGGATACAGCAAAGTAGGCAGGGCTCTGGAGAAGTGTCTTGGGAGGGAAACAGGGAGGAGGTCAGTAGGATGGCCATGGAGAGAGGGTGGGGAAAATAGTGCCCCGGTGCCGGGACAGTAACTAAGCAGATGCTGGTGACTGAGGaagacacgtgtgtgtgtgtgtgtgtgtgtgtgtgtgtgtgtgtgtgtgtgtgtgtgtgtgtgtgtgtgtgtgtgtgtgtgtgtgtgtgtgtgtgtgtgtgtgtgtgtgtgtgtgttgggtggggaGGTCAGATGGTGAGGAGGCAGTGACATGAGTATGTGTGGTGGTGGCCAAGCGTCCCAAGCTTCAGGGCCACCCATGGGAAGAGAAGAGGCCtcagttctttcttttcctttgtagcAGCAACATGAAGCGGGCAGCCTCCTTGAACTATCTGAACCAACCCAGTGCAGCACCCCTCCAGGTGAGAGCAGTCTCATTCAGTGCACTGTgggtgagaaagaaaggaaaaccccAGTGGGAAGAGGGGAGAGTCACCTGGGATGAAGACTCTGTCAGGGAATTGGAGGTGGGCAGATAGAAATCAGGCAGACAACTTGTTGGGGGTGGTGACCCCCAAGGGATACTTTTGGGCCAGAGATagcagaaataaattaatcagGAGGGGAACAGGAATTGCTATTCTCTTAATGGGTACTTTAGAATTATGAATAATTAAGGAATGATTTGgggcttcagtggtaaagaatccacctgcagttccggagccacaggaaatgtgggttcgatccctgggtcaggaagatcccctggagggggaaatggcaacccactccagtattcttgcctggaaaattccatggacagaggagccctggtaggctacagtccaaggggttgcaaagaaccagacacaactgaaagactgagcaagcacacacacagggaatGATTCAGGAATACTAACTGCTCTACCCCTATAGCCACCATACTCCTCATCTTGCAGAATCAGCAGTAGATGAGAAGggaaaagggggggaaaaagtATTACCTCATCTCCATTTGAGAAAACACAGCAATGATATTTTAATGGGAGATGACCACCTATATCAGCACATTCAAAGTATATCCCCGTATTCATGTGGTTCTTCCAGGTATATTCTCCACCAGATCTTGGCCTTCTGGGAAGTCCTAGCAAAGGCAGCACAAGCCCTAGAGCTTGAGCTTGAGGTTCCAGATTCCACCCTAGGTCCTGAGAGAGACCGTAGCCGTGAGATGGACAGACTCCAGGGGACAGTCTTTGGGAACCTGGGGTCTGTGGGCTGATGGCTTGGTGTTGTCTGTTTCAGGTCTCCCGGGGCCTCAGTGCCAGCAGTATGGACCTCTCTTCAAGCAGCTGACATTCAACTCATGCCCCACATCTGCTGGGTCCCCCCACAGCCCTCACAGCATTCCCTG comes from the Capricornis sumatraensis isolate serow.1 chromosome 22, serow.2, whole genome shotgun sequence genome and includes:
- the KLC4 gene encoding kinesin light chain 4; this encodes MSGLVLGQRDEPAGHRLSQEEILGSTRLVSQGLEALHSEHQAVLQSLSQTIECLQQGGHEEGLVHEKARQLRRSMENIELGLSEAQVMLALANHLSTVESEKQKLRAQVRRLCQENQWLRDELAGTQQRLQRSEQAVAQLEEEKKHLEFLGQLRQYDEDGHAAEEKEGDASKDSLDDLFPNEEEEDPSNGLSRGQGAQHSGYEIPARLRTLHNLVIQYAAQGRYEVAVPLCKQALEDLERTSGRGHPDVATMLNILALVYRDQNKYKEAALLLNDALSIRESTLGQDHPAVAATLNNLAVLYGKRGKYKEAEPLCQRALEIREKVLGTNHPDVAKQLNNLALLCQNQGKYEAVERYYRRALAIYEGQLGPDNPNVARTKNNLASCYLKQGKYAEAETLYKEILTRAHVQEFGSVDDDHKPIWMHAEEREEMSKSRHQEGSTPYAEYGGWYKACKVSSPTVNTTLRNLGALYRRQGKLEAAETLEECALRSRKQGTDPISQTKVAELLGEGDSGRTSQEGLAGSVKFEGGEDASVAVEWSGDGSGALQRSGSLGKIRDVLRRSSELLVRKLQGSEPRPSSSNMKRAASLNYLNQPSAAPLQVSRGLSASSMDLSSSS